In one window of Vanrija pseudolonga chromosome 5, complete sequence DNA:
- the glpK_0 gene encoding Glycerol kinase: MTKTQYLLSVDIGTTSTRAIVFNEAADAVATHQIEYDQIYPHPGWHEQRLEDLIGTVYTCLDGVAAAIVSKGIKLDQIPALGITNQRETTCVWSKSTGKPLYNAIAWPDTRNTITVKQLALKSENGVDAVKDKTGLPLSTYFSGTKLRWMLDNVPEVKAAHDSGDLLFGTVETWVLWNLTGGINGGVHLTDVTNASRTMLMNLRTTQWDKDCLEFFGIDASALPKIVSNAEVYGKVNRGALAGLPIAGIIGDQQAALVGNKCIEVGSAKNTYGTGAFMLFNTGEEVVPSNYGLLTTVGFQAGPNAKPIYALEGSIAVAGSSIKWLRDQLELVKSAPEVDQLAAKVKDTGGVYFVPAFSGLFAPYWDDTAAGTIVGMSAYTNKAHICRATIEATCFQTRAILEAMAKDSKKELSVLRVDGGMTNSDIAMQIQADILGIDVERPVMRESTALGSAVCAAVALGLFGWDLSKPETLKNVNIAGKTTFSAQNNEADRAWRVRGWEKAVQRSRGWKDDTLPPPRVEGAFEADEVVVNGN, encoded by the exons ATGACCAAGACCCAGTACCTCCTGTCAGTGGATATTggcaccacctcgacgcgtGCCATCGTCTTCAATGAagctgccgacgccgtcgccactcACCAGATCGAGTACGACCAGATCTACCCCCACCCTGGCTGGCAtgagcagcgtctcgaggacCTGATTGGTACCGTTTACACatgcctcgacggcgtggccgcGGCTATCGTCTCCAAGGGAATCAAACTGGACCAGAtccccgccctcggcatcaCCAACCAGCGCGAGACGACCTGCGTTTGGTCCAAGTCGACTGGCAAGCCCCTTTACAATG CCATTGCCTGGCCCGACACCCGCAACACCATCACCGTCAAGCAGCTCGCTCTCAAGTCGGAGAATGGTGTTGACGCCGTCAAGGACAAGACTGG CCTCCCCCTATCTACCTACTTTTCTGGTACCAAGCTGCGTTGGAtgctcgacaatgtcccCGAAGTCAAGGCGGCACACGATTCCGGCGACCTCCTCTTCGGTACTGTCGAAACCTGGGTTCTCTGGAATCTTACCGGCGGCATCAACGGCGGTGTCCATCTCACTGACGTCACCAACGCTTCTCGCACCATGCTCATGAACCTTCGTACTACGCAGTGGGACAAGGACTGCCTCGAATTCTTTGGCATCGACGCTAGCGCACTCCCCAAGATTGTGTCCAACGCAGAGGTTTACGGCAAGGTCAACCGCGGTGCTTTGGCTGGTTTGCCCATTGCCGGCATCATTGGTGACCAGCAGGCAGCTCTTGTCGGTAACAAGTGCATCGAGGTTGGGTCCGCCAAGAACACGTATGGAACCGGTGCGTTCATGCTCTTCAACACGGGTGAGGAGGTTGTCCCCTCCAACTACGGCCTCCTCACCACTGTGGGCTTCCAGGCCGGTCCCAACGCCAAGCCCATCTACGCGCTTGAGGGATCCATCGCTGTCGCCGGTTCGTCCATCAAGTGGCTAcgcgaccagctcgagctcgtcaaaaGCGcccccgaggtcgaccagctcgccgccaaggtcaaggacaCTGGTGGCGTCTACTTTGTGCCTGCATTCTCGGGCCTCTTCGCCCCGTACTGGGACGACACTGCCGCTGGTACCATTGTCGGCATGTCCGCCTACACCAACAAGGCGCACATTTGCCGGGCCACCATCGAGGCTACCTGCTTCCAGACCCGTGCCATTCTCGAGGCCATGGCCAAGGACTCGAAAAAGGAGCTTTCAGTGCTTCGCGTCGACGGTGGTATGACCAACTCGG ACATCGCCATGCAGATCCAAGCCGATATTCTCGGTATCGATGTCGAGCGTCCGGTCATGCGCGAGTCGACTGCGCTGGGATCGGCtgtctgcgccgccgtcgcccttggccttTTCGGCTGGGACTTGTCCAAGCCTGAGACGCTCAAGAATGTCAACATTGCTGGCAAGACCACCTTTTCGGCACAGAAcaacgaggccgaccgcGCTTGGAGAGTGCGTGGATGGGAGAAGGCCGTGCAGCGTTCGCGCGGATGGAAGGACGAcactctccctcctccccgcgtcgagggcgcctTCGAGGCGGATGAGGTCGTTGTCAACGGCAATTAG